The Bubalus bubalis isolate 160015118507 breed Murrah chromosome 16, NDDB_SH_1, whole genome shotgun sequence genome window below encodes:
- the LOC102393759 gene encoding glycine N-acyltransferase-like protein 2 isoform X2 has protein sequence MFVLREPQQLQILYESLEESIPESLKVYGTLFHIRNKNPFNLEVLVDAWPEYQTVVIRPQKEEMKDDLDYYTNTYHIFTKAPDKLEEVLACPQVINWEQAFQIQGCQESLGEAIQKVAASKSVQVDYLRTVLFVFEKPTLEASSGDKMDLMKLLKIPKVLEDKRKETFQNIVLDVSHARLVNEQWELGKNEKSLKYVERCLQNFTGFGVLNSEGKPISWFLTEQSCEIRMGYTFPKYRGQGHMSQIGCQSIAYFFSKKIPFYLHVAEDKEKSQQILLSFGFKNALCGWHQWKCTPKRYC, from the exons ATGTTTGTGCTTCGTGAACCCCAGCAGCTTCAGATTTTGTATGAATCCTTGGAAGAGAGCATCCCTGAGTCCTTGAAG GTGTATGGCACCCTTTTCCACATTAGAAATAAAAACCCGTTCAACCTAGAGGTGCTGGTGGACGCCTGGCCAGAGTATCAGACAGTCGTCATACGGCCTCAGAAGGAG GAGATGAAGGATGACCTGGATTATTATACCAACACTTACCACATCTTCACCAAAGCTCCTGACAAGTTAGAGGAAGTCCTAGCGTGCCCGCAGGTCATCAACTGGGAACAAGCCTTCCAGATTCAAG GATGTCAAGAGAGCTTGGGCGAGGCAATACAAAAAgttgcagcttcaaaatcagtgcagGTGGATTATCTGAGAACCGTGCTTTTTGTGTTTGAAAAACCAACACTCGAGGCATCGAGTGGTGACAAGATGGATTTGATGAAGTTATTAAAAATTCCTAAAGTGCTTGAAGATAAAAG GAAAGAAACCTTTCAGAACATCGTCTTGGATGTCTCGCATGCAAGGCTTGTGAATGAGCAATGGGAATTGGGAAAAAACGAGAAGAGCTTGAAATATGTTGAACGCTGTCTCCAGAATTTTACAGGATTTGGTGTTCTGAATTCAGAAGGGAAACCAATCTCTTGGTTTCTGACAGAACAGTCCTGTGAGATAAGAATGGGTTACACTTTCCCCAAATACCGAGGCCAAGGCCATATGTCGCAAATAGGTTGCCAGAGTAtagcatattttttttccaaaaaaataccattttatcTGCATGTGgcagaagataaagaaaaatctcaacaGATATTGCTCAGTTTTGGTTTCAAGAATGCTCTTTGCGGCTGGCATCAGTGGAAATGCACCCCTAAGAGATACTGCTGA
- the LOC102393759 gene encoding glycine N-acyltransferase-like protein 2 isoform X1, whose amino-acid sequence MLNRNNLNQSVFPREGAWVLYKMFVLREPQQLQILYESLEESIPESLKVYGTLFHIRNKNPFNLEVLVDAWPEYQTVVIRPQKEEMKDDLDYYTNTYHIFTKAPDKLEEVLACPQVINWEQAFQIQGCQESLGEAIQKVAASKSVQVDYLRTVLFVFEKPTLEASSGDKMDLMKLLKIPKVLEDKRKETFQNIVLDVSHARLVNEQWELGKNEKSLKYVERCLQNFTGFGVLNSEGKPISWFLTEQSCEIRMGYTFPKYRGQGHMSQIGCQSIAYFFSKKIPFYLHVAEDKEKSQQILLSFGFKNALCGWHQWKCTPKRYC is encoded by the exons ATGCTAAACAGGAACAACCTGAATCAG AGTGTCTTCCCCAGGGAAGGGGCTTGGGTGCTATACAAGATGTTTGTGCTTCGTGAACCCCAGCAGCTTCAGATTTTGTATGAATCCTTGGAAGAGAGCATCCCTGAGTCCTTGAAG GTGTATGGCACCCTTTTCCACATTAGAAATAAAAACCCGTTCAACCTAGAGGTGCTGGTGGACGCCTGGCCAGAGTATCAGACAGTCGTCATACGGCCTCAGAAGGAG GAGATGAAGGATGACCTGGATTATTATACCAACACTTACCACATCTTCACCAAAGCTCCTGACAAGTTAGAGGAAGTCCTAGCGTGCCCGCAGGTCATCAACTGGGAACAAGCCTTCCAGATTCAAG GATGTCAAGAGAGCTTGGGCGAGGCAATACAAAAAgttgcagcttcaaaatcagtgcagGTGGATTATCTGAGAACCGTGCTTTTTGTGTTTGAAAAACCAACACTCGAGGCATCGAGTGGTGACAAGATGGATTTGATGAAGTTATTAAAAATTCCTAAAGTGCTTGAAGATAAAAG GAAAGAAACCTTTCAGAACATCGTCTTGGATGTCTCGCATGCAAGGCTTGTGAATGAGCAATGGGAATTGGGAAAAAACGAGAAGAGCTTGAAATATGTTGAACGCTGTCTCCAGAATTTTACAGGATTTGGTGTTCTGAATTCAGAAGGGAAACCAATCTCTTGGTTTCTGACAGAACAGTCCTGTGAGATAAGAATGGGTTACACTTTCCCCAAATACCGAGGCCAAGGCCATATGTCGCAAATAGGTTGCCAGAGTAtagcatattttttttccaaaaaaataccattttatcTGCATGTGgcagaagataaagaaaaatctcaacaGATATTGCTCAGTTTTGGTTTCAAGAATGCTCTTTGCGGCTGGCATCAGTGGAAATGCACCCCTAAGAGATACTGCTGA